TTTATAATTAATTTTAAAATTGTCTCTAAAATGGAATTTTAAGTGTTTTTTATGAAATGTGTTAATCTGGGTTTGAAGGTTAGGTTGTATCCAGATGGGGATATGATGATTAAAATTAATCAGAATATAGGTAATTCCAGGTTTACATGGAATAAACTCTTAGAATACTATAAAGAAACCTATAAATTATTCAAATT
The uncultured Methanobrevibacter sp. DNA segment above includes these coding regions:
- a CDS encoding helix-turn-helix domain-containing protein; amino-acid sequence: MKCVNLGLKVRLYPDGDMMIKINQNIGNSRFTWNKLLEYYKETYKLFK